A genomic region of Entelurus aequoreus isolate RoL-2023_Sb linkage group LG19, RoL_Eaeq_v1.1, whole genome shotgun sequence contains the following coding sequences:
- the r3hdm4 gene encoding R3H domain-containing protein 4, translating into MVVLTKYDEEQDYILIEERKCTSLPNSPAKRVCPSKKKQFYINQAIRNSDLTPRAKGKKSLRRQENTRYLTNLLEREEECSKDDLEVCSSPAIPSIFTEACTNDNYIEPWSDFMNCSGEEQERLLSLLEREVARKKQARHLLKDQRNVNPAFTAQECFQRIDRRLRITLRRKQIPVGTLEVLEENILSFFVTQPRSVYTANLSSSFERLLLHAICQYMDLVSSSSDMNGSRQTEVVNKQEDFLPPTPLLSAYLEQRC; encoded by the exons CCTGATCGAGGAGCGTAAATGCACCTCCCTGCCCAACTCTCCAGCCAAGCGAGTGTGTCCCAGCAAAAAGAAGCAGTTTTACATCAACCAAGCCATCCGCAACTCTGACCTTACTCCTCGAGCCAAAGGCAAGAAGAGCCTGCGTCGACAGGAGAACA CGCGCTATCTTACCAACCTTCTTGAGAGGGAGGAGGAATGTTCCAAAGATGATCTCGAGGTTTGCAGTAGTCCAGCAATCCCGTCCATCTTCACCGAAGCATGCACTAACGACAACTACATTGAG CCTTGGAGCGACTTCATGAATTGTTCAGGAGAAGAGCAGGAGAGACTTTTGTCTTTGCTCGAGAGAGAAGTGGCCAGGAAGAAACAGGCCAGACATCTCCTTAAAGATCAGCGGAATG TAAATCCTGCCTTCACAGCTCAAGAATGTTTCCAGAGAATCGACCGGAGACTGCGAATAACTTTGAGACGAAAACAAATCCCAGTG GGAACTCTGGAAGTCCTTGAAGAAAACATTCTGAGCTTCTTCGTCACTCAGCCTCGCTCAGTTTACACAGCCAACCTCTCCAGCAG cTTTGAAAGGCTGCTGCTCCATGCTATCTGCCAGTACATGGACCTTGTTTCTTCAA GTAGTGACATGAATGGGTCACGTCAGACTGAAGTGGTAAACAAACAAGAGGACTTCCTGCCTCCCACGCCTCTGCTATCGGCCTACTTGGAACAAAGATGCTGA